A single region of the Salicibibacter cibi genome encodes:
- a CDS encoding ATP-grasp fold amidoligase family protein encodes MKNNDSVRQQLQAEYEREEELLHTLLQRGAELEKITNEKKSNAKERNRLKARYTSLGKRRLWALTWLERKVSSVMRISKERVQSFLFSTDNKVLMEKNKQLSEENTRLKKETASLQQQLRTEKKQAGVTIVDWQNLNQDQLENSLQKIKEDGHMLDYLQDLIMKRNVHDKNYRSALKYAALLYNNDPLAVKQKIYQTLLDALKIEEVPEIMIRSKSDQKDDTVPLQKIASFSASLTLQARIRQLEAFRPEWELDDKTTAYTFIDELGSRRPWVAEEHFSHTAIPEKEGTVIKPVNGAGSRGVYIVFALDRIQDVKRSKMLSNWDAFIASMREDLTLGLVSDDQWLAEELLYENNETQTPARDIKFYCFYGKVGLILEIRRFPKVEYCWWTADGERVHTGKYENKLFEGEGVSQDQLDLAASISSEIPAPFIRIDFLKTEEGLVFGEFAAKPGNYDEFDQQTDCQLGNEFLEAQGRLLTDLIQGKSFGHFKSSLEYGGRNKQLNV; translated from the coding sequence TTGAAAAACAACGATTCTGTCCGTCAACAATTGCAGGCTGAATATGAGAGAGAAGAAGAATTGTTGCATACATTGCTGCAGCGGGGAGCCGAATTGGAGAAAATTACAAATGAGAAAAAAAGCAATGCAAAAGAACGGAATCGTTTGAAGGCGAGATATACGTCATTAGGCAAACGACGTTTATGGGCTTTGACATGGCTTGAAAGAAAAGTGTCAAGCGTTATGCGGATAAGCAAGGAACGCGTGCAATCCTTTTTGTTCAGCACCGATAACAAGGTTCTCATGGAAAAAAACAAACAGCTTTCAGAAGAGAATACGCGGCTAAAAAAAGAAACAGCGTCTCTTCAGCAACAACTGCGCACGGAAAAAAAACAAGCAGGCGTGACGATCGTTGACTGGCAAAACTTGAATCAAGATCAACTCGAGAATAGCTTACAGAAGATAAAAGAAGACGGTCATATGCTTGATTATTTGCAAGACCTTATTATGAAAAGAAATGTTCATGATAAAAATTATCGCTCTGCACTTAAGTACGCGGCTCTTCTGTATAACAATGATCCACTAGCTGTCAAACAGAAGATCTATCAAACATTGTTGGACGCATTAAAAATCGAAGAAGTTCCGGAAATAATGATTCGGTCAAAGTCAGACCAAAAAGACGACACAGTCCCCCTTCAAAAAATCGCATCCTTCAGCGCTTCTCTCACTTTGCAAGCAAGAATCAGGCAACTTGAGGCATTCAGGCCGGAATGGGAACTTGATGACAAAACAACTGCCTATACGTTTATTGATGAGCTCGGGAGCAGAAGACCATGGGTAGCTGAAGAACATTTTTCACATACGGCGATTCCTGAAAAAGAAGGAACCGTAATTAAACCAGTGAATGGAGCCGGCTCCCGCGGGGTATACATCGTCTTTGCATTGGATCGTATACAAGATGTGAAAAGATCGAAGATGCTTAGTAATTGGGATGCCTTTATCGCTAGTATGCGGGAGGACTTAACTTTAGGCTTGGTCAGTGACGATCAATGGCTGGCTGAAGAGTTGCTCTATGAAAACAACGAAACACAAACGCCGGCACGAGACATAAAATTTTATTGTTTTTACGGAAAGGTTGGTCTCATTCTGGAAATCAGGCGTTTCCCGAAGGTGGAATACTGTTGGTGGACAGCAGATGGAGAACGTGTGCATACGGGCAAATATGAGAACAAGCTTTTCGAGGGCGAAGGGGTTTCACAAGATCAACTGGACTTGGCTGCTTCCATCAGTTCTGAAATTCCCGCTCCTTTTATTAGGATCGATTTTTTGAAGACAGAAGAAGGACTAGTGTTTGGAGAGTTTGCCGCCAAACCAGGCAATTATGATGAGTTTGATCAACAGACGGACTGTCAACTGGGCAATGAATTTTTAGAAGCGCAAGGACGCCTTTTAACGGATTTAATACAAGGGAAATCATTTGGCCATTTTAAATCTTCTTTGGAATATGGTGGGCGAAATAAGCAGTTGAATGTATGA
- a CDS encoding acylphosphatase — MTNEHAWLPHLENAIPKSAYGKKLSMYTIALEAWRRGINVKFYRLEDPEENKLRIRYSLTYQGREHRFESSRGDLLTQEAYDVCDDKDLTKQNLSKAGIPVPDGKRFKEDAYDEVIVDYANTLGYPVVIKPISENGGKGVHANIQDTEEMREALIHVRQDLNYRDVIVEEHVPGKEFRIFIVGNKIIGAVNRIPANIVGDGINSINELINKKNGEKRGNPNLSKNAIEIDKEVLNTIQFKNYTLNSIPEAGDCVFLRNKSSVSMGGDPIDVTEKLTTHMKDLAIKAYQSIPELGLCGLDMIIDEENNLGTVIEINTKPMLGLHLFPVKGSSRDITSPIIDYYFPETVDVEKTNLYFDFDSILEPLKSRSTDMIEVTLPPLGKLYAKRYIISGHVQGVGYRKWIRKQALQHHLHGYTKNKKDGKVVVVVAGSDESDVRAFKDICAQGPKKAQVEKVKAKEWEKPVKIGFEIKKEPTEKRLKDLEKQLQKEKQDKKKIAQERSALDQEKREVKQKLESMEEEKERLQQEYTALRNSRVWRYTKPLRNISSMAKRS, encoded by the coding sequence ATGACTAATGAACATGCCTGGTTACCCCATCTAGAAAATGCGATTCCGAAGTCTGCATATGGGAAAAAGCTCAGTATGTACACGATTGCATTAGAGGCATGGAGACGAGGCATAAACGTTAAATTTTATAGACTTGAGGATCCGGAAGAAAATAAATTGCGCATCAGGTATTCTTTGACTTACCAAGGGAGAGAGCACAGATTTGAGTCATCCCGAGGGGATCTATTGACCCAAGAAGCGTATGACGTTTGCGATGACAAAGATCTCACGAAACAAAATCTCTCAAAGGCTGGAATCCCGGTCCCGGATGGGAAAAGATTTAAGGAAGATGCTTATGATGAGGTGATCGTGGATTATGCCAATACACTCGGTTATCCCGTGGTTATTAAGCCTATTAGTGAAAATGGCGGGAAGGGTGTCCATGCTAACATTCAGGATACAGAAGAGATGAGAGAGGCTTTAATACATGTGCGCCAAGATCTCAATTACCGGGATGTCATTGTGGAAGAACATGTACCTGGAAAAGAATTTCGTATTTTTATCGTTGGAAATAAAATCATAGGTGCTGTTAATCGAATTCCAGCAAATATTGTTGGAGATGGCATCAACTCTATTAACGAGTTAATTAATAAAAAAAATGGGGAAAAACGAGGGAACCCTAATTTATCTAAAAATGCTATTGAGATTGATAAAGAAGTACTCAATACAATACAGTTTAAAAATTATACACTAAATAGCATTCCAGAAGCAGGAGATTGTGTTTTTTTAAGAAATAAAAGTAGTGTATCCATGGGCGGGGACCCTATAGATGTTACGGAAAAGTTAACAACTCATATGAAAGATCTTGCTATAAAAGCATATCAAAGCATACCTGAGTTGGGTTTATGCGGATTAGATATGATCATTGATGAAGAAAATAATTTAGGCACTGTCATTGAAATAAATACAAAGCCTATGCTGGGTCTTCATTTGTTTCCGGTAAAAGGAAGCTCACGGGATATTACATCTCCAATCATTGATTATTATTTCCCGGAAACCGTGGATGTGGAGAAAACAAATCTGTATTTTGATTTTGACAGTATCTTGGAGCCTCTGAAGAGCCGATCAACCGACATGATTGAGGTTACCCTACCCCCATTAGGTAAGCTATATGCCAAAAGATATATCATCTCTGGCCATGTACAAGGTGTTGGCTATCGAAAATGGATCAGAAAGCAAGCGCTGCAGCATCATTTACATGGCTACACCAAAAACAAGAAAGACGGCAAAGTTGTTGTGGTCGTTGCAGGCTCAGATGAAAGTGATGTTCGTGCATTTAAAGATATTTGTGCCCAAGGACCGAAGAAAGCTCAAGTAGAGAAAGTAAAAGCAAAAGAATGGGAAAAACCCGTGAAAATAGGATTTGAAATAAAAAAAGAGCCAACAGAGAAACGGTTAAAAGATCTGGAAAAACAACTGCAAAAGGAAAAGCAAGATAAAAAGAAAATCGCTCAAGAAAGAAGTGCGCTTGATCAAGAAAAACGAGAGGTTAAGCAGAAATTGGAAAGTATGGAAGAAGAAAAAGAACGCTTACAACAAGAATATACGGCGCTTCGAAATAGTCGTGTGTGGCGCTATACAAAACCGTTGAGAAATATAAGTAGCATGGCTAAACGATCTTAA
- a CDS encoding glycosyltransferase family 2 protein produces MLKALAQRVTNFVELSINRLFTSDRKRYISDKLTQKQKDTIKKILFLGKYQTQEREVRRVNHLLYNLGFRKRGLAELEKFFYQNEDQYLKKLAAWELLLWHANQYTEEGARKCLEILPWVAQEEKDPVHIRKAAIMTAECLNRLGKAAEAKYVLSPLLESTKGGNPHPDLYLAIANLESSITEKMEWVNKSLQLNGMSMITLESSALSSPYDSIEMDRSLPARQNEPKAKSETSNHLSLVTVIMPVYNAEDVIRTSLQSILAQTWTNLEVLVTDDCSNDSTAQLVEAYAAEDSRIRLIKAESNGGAYVARNLALKEASGDFVTVNDADDWSHAEKIETQVNHLLKNKTVIGNTSEQARATNDLIFYRRGKPGWYIFSNMSSFMFRRKPVMEAIGFWDSVRFAADSEFIRRIKKVFGEKSIAYLTTGPLSFQRQSDSSLTGNEAFGYHGFKMGARREYEEAHDYFHQTSKHLSYSFPLKTRPFAVPEPMWPKREVKKGERRHFDVVIVSDFRFDDPTTVRNTEEILVHRQKYERIGLIQLSEYNVAPDRTIHANIREMLNQDYVQMIVYGEKIACDTLIIRHLPSLQEWQRYVPDVKAGQIHVVINQLPKRIQQCQTHVKEFFGESGIWYPFNPSVYKELQENDTASIIVADRVWTHND; encoded by the coding sequence ATGTTAAAAGCACTCGCGCAACGAGTCACCAATTTTGTGGAATTGTCGATTAATCGTCTATTTACCTCTGATCGAAAGCGTTATATCAGTGATAAACTGACCCAAAAACAAAAAGATACGATCAAGAAAATTTTATTTTTGGGAAAGTATCAAACGCAAGAACGAGAGGTAAGGCGAGTAAACCATCTTCTTTATAATCTTGGATTTAGAAAACGCGGGCTGGCAGAACTCGAGAAGTTCTTTTACCAAAACGAAGACCAATATTTAAAAAAACTTGCGGCTTGGGAGCTTTTGTTATGGCATGCGAACCAATACACCGAAGAGGGAGCCAGGAAGTGTCTGGAGATTTTACCTTGGGTTGCTCAAGAGGAAAAAGACCCTGTTCATATACGCAAAGCCGCAATTATGACAGCGGAATGCCTGAATCGATTAGGAAAAGCAGCAGAGGCCAAATATGTTCTTTCGCCTTTGCTTGAATCAACCAAAGGCGGGAATCCTCACCCTGATCTTTACCTCGCCATAGCAAATTTGGAATCTTCCATCACTGAAAAAATGGAGTGGGTCAACAAATCCTTGCAATTAAACGGCATGTCCATGATTACATTAGAATCTTCCGCATTATCATCTCCCTATGACAGTATTGAGATGGATCGATCATTGCCAGCACGACAAAATGAGCCAAAAGCGAAATCTGAAACGTCTAATCATCTTTCCCTTGTCACTGTCATTATGCCCGTCTATAATGCTGAAGATGTCATCCGTACGTCTCTCCAATCTATTCTGGCGCAAACGTGGACAAACCTTGAAGTATTGGTAACGGATGATTGTAGCAACGATTCAACAGCGCAGCTTGTGGAAGCATATGCTGCCGAGGATTCGAGAATCCGGCTCATTAAGGCGGAATCTAACGGTGGCGCATATGTCGCACGTAACTTGGCACTCAAAGAAGCCAGCGGTGATTTCGTAACCGTCAACGATGCAGATGATTGGTCTCACGCAGAGAAAATTGAAACACAGGTGAACCATTTGCTTAAAAATAAAACGGTGATTGGGAATACGTCGGAGCAAGCTCGCGCGACGAATGATCTCATTTTTTATCGCAGAGGAAAGCCTGGGTGGTATATTTTCAGCAATATGTCATCGTTTATGTTTCGCCGCAAACCTGTGATGGAAGCCATCGGTTTCTGGGATTCTGTTCGGTTTGCAGCCGATTCAGAATTTATCCGCCGTATTAAGAAAGTATTTGGCGAAAAATCCATTGCATACCTAACTACAGGTCCGCTCTCTTTTCAACGGCAATCCGATTCATCATTGACGGGGAATGAGGCCTTTGGATACCACGGATTTAAAATGGGGGCGAGAAGAGAGTACGAAGAGGCACATGATTATTTTCATCAGACCTCGAAGCATCTTAGCTATTCTTTTCCTTTGAAAACCCGGCCATTTGCCGTTCCCGAGCCTATGTGGCCAAAACGGGAGGTAAAAAAAGGCGAGCGGCGTCATTTTGATGTAGTCATCGTTTCTGATTTTCGCTTTGATGATCCAACCACCGTACGTAATACAGAAGAAATTCTTGTTCATAGACAAAAATATGAACGGATTGGGCTAATCCAGCTTTCGGAATATAATGTGGCTCCGGATCGAACCATTCATGCGAATATACGTGAAATGTTGAATCAAGATTATGTGCAGATGATTGTATACGGAGAAAAAATTGCCTGTGACACCTTGATAATTAGACATTTACCGTCATTACAGGAGTGGCAACGCTATGTTCCGGATGTGAAGGCCGGGCAAATTCATGTTGTCATCAATCAACTTCCAAAGCGTATTCAACAATGCCAAACGCATGTGAAAGAATTTTTTGGTGAATCAGGTATATGGTATCCTTTTAACCCTTCTGTTTACAAAGAGTTACAAGAAAACGACACGGCATCAATTATCGTTGCAGATAGAGTTTGGACCCATAATGACTAG
- a CDS encoding acylphosphatase, with protein MEDIKNKWLPHLIDAVPSAGQGKRISTYTLALEGWRRGIPLKFYRVHDEEDHLKIRYSLNYNGNEHHFSLSMGDKVSDKAFDICNNKHLTKEYLSKADVPVPEGKKFAEDTSDEEIVDYARSVGFPVVLKPVDDNAGKGVFANILDAERLQEALVHVRQELAYTEVLLEKYVPGKEFRIFVIEDRVLGAMNRRPANVIGDGVHTIKELIDLKNTERKKNPHTTSRLINIDDEILDFIDRAGYTLESVLKDGEFLYIRQKSNLARGGESIDVTEQLTPELKQIAIGAGKAIPGLPHYGVDMIVDLENNMGVILEVNSRPGFGGHLFPMVGEPRDFAKEIIDYYFPETKDIERTNLFFNFNKIIEPLKSRAAISTELPVPPTGKLYGKKYIVTGNVEGQWFRKWVKRQALKRDLHGYAKPLKNGDLEVVVAGKQQSVVDRFKKLLFEGKENAAVQEINEYDWEDQPLRVDFQLKKKGKAKRPKNVHQKYQRVSKEYNKIINSTSWRITYPLRYAKNLLKRIIKR; from the coding sequence ATGGAAGACATTAAAAATAAATGGTTACCGCATTTAATAGATGCTGTACCGAGCGCTGGACAAGGGAAGCGAATCAGCACATATACGCTTGCCCTGGAGGGTTGGAGAAGAGGAATTCCTCTAAAGTTTTATCGGGTACATGATGAAGAAGACCATTTAAAGATCAGATATTCATTAAATTATAATGGGAATGAACACCATTTTTCTTTATCCATGGGGGACAAGGTTTCTGATAAGGCTTTTGACATTTGTAATAATAAGCATCTTACGAAGGAGTATCTTTCCAAAGCAGACGTCCCTGTTCCTGAAGGGAAAAAGTTTGCGGAGGACACTTCAGATGAAGAGATTGTTGATTACGCGAGGTCCGTCGGTTTTCCGGTTGTTTTAAAACCTGTTGATGATAATGCGGGCAAAGGTGTATTTGCGAATATTTTGGATGCGGAAAGATTACAAGAAGCTTTAGTACATGTTCGCCAAGAATTGGCGTATACGGAAGTCCTTTTGGAGAAATATGTGCCGGGTAAGGAATTTCGCATTTTCGTCATTGAAGACCGAGTTTTGGGTGCCATGAACAGGAGACCGGCAAATGTCATCGGAGATGGCGTTCACACGATCAAAGAGTTAATTGATCTAAAAAATACAGAACGTAAAAAGAATCCCCATACCACCAGCCGTTTGATTAACATTGATGATGAAATCCTTGATTTTATTGATCGAGCCGGTTATACACTGGAATCGGTTCTCAAAGATGGTGAGTTTTTGTATATTAGGCAAAAAAGCAACCTAGCCAGAGGTGGAGAATCGATTGACGTAACCGAACAGTTGACCCCTGAATTAAAGCAAATCGCGATTGGCGCGGGGAAAGCTATTCCCGGCTTGCCGCACTATGGGGTCGATATGATTGTCGATCTGGAAAACAATATGGGAGTTATTTTAGAAGTGAACTCCAGACCCGGATTCGGAGGGCATTTATTCCCGATGGTTGGTGAACCACGCGACTTTGCCAAAGAAATTATTGACTATTATTTTCCGGAAACGAAAGATATAGAGCGTACAAATCTATTTTTCAATTTTAATAAGATCATAGAACCTTTAAAAAGCCGAGCAGCCATCTCGACTGAATTACCTGTGCCACCCACCGGCAAGTTATACGGAAAAAAATATATTGTTACCGGAAATGTGGAAGGTCAATGGTTCAGAAAATGGGTGAAACGGCAGGCTTTGAAAAGAGATTTACATGGCTATGCAAAACCCTTGAAAAATGGAGATTTGGAAGTTGTTGTTGCCGGAAAACAACAGAGTGTTGTTGATCGATTTAAGAAATTATTGTTTGAAGGCAAGGAGAACGCAGCGGTACAAGAAATCAATGAATATGATTGGGAAGATCAACCACTTAGAGTGGACTTTCAACTGAAGAAGAAAGGTAAAGCCAAACGGCCAAAAAATGTACATCAGAAATATCAACGTGTATCGAAGGAATATAATAAAATCATCAATAGTACATCCTGGCGCATAACTTACCCTCTTCGCTATGCAAAAAATTTATTGAAACGCATAATAAAACGATGA
- a CDS encoding acylphosphatase: MKNGQPVWLPHLSGEIVSEALGHELCAYAVALEGWRRGLTLSWYTKDAEPFQRMKTWHVDAPGKLFSLGSEEKIHYFFRTRGDNVSNEAVRIGADKGQTKKVLAEASVSVPEGSRFSVDARDEDIINYASSIGFPVVLKPTDGSFGKGVMTNIQDRKELRKALRNVRHSDVLVERFISGEEYRFYVVSQQVAGAIHRIPANVLGDGQNSIETLIDIKNKQRQSNPRLVSCPIQIDDEVIGYLHEKGYTLKSIPDAKKRIFLREKSNISLGGDPVDVTDDLHPAVKQTAIDAIEAVPDLYHGGVDLIIDENKPPENAATIIELNPTAQIGSLLYPMKGYARDIPAAIIDEYFPETKENGEEKTSLYFGFKRVLEPLQNNSSKRTTVSPVQSQNVYAKKYTVSGEVQGVHYHRELRDRALATHLHGFINNLDNGNIEVVVAGMDQDPIDAFQEILLRGTDDVHVTDVYAEDWLHPVKIGFDIQADPNKITDEISKIKQEKANMEKEKEKAERKYMQYQQSRSWKLTLPLRKALNYMKRRS, from the coding sequence ATGAAAAATGGGCAACCGGTCTGGCTTCCCCATCTAAGCGGAGAAATCGTTTCAGAAGCACTTGGGCATGAACTTTGTGCTTATGCAGTGGCTCTGGAAGGATGGAGACGGGGACTGACACTCAGTTGGTACACGAAAGATGCAGAGCCTTTTCAGCGCATGAAAACGTGGCACGTGGATGCTCCCGGCAAGTTATTTTCTTTGGGTTCTGAGGAGAAAATTCACTATTTTTTCCGCACACGCGGAGACAACGTAAGTAATGAAGCGGTTCGAATCGGTGCAGATAAAGGGCAAACAAAAAAGGTATTGGCTGAAGCCAGCGTTTCTGTTCCGGAAGGAAGCCGATTCAGTGTGGATGCTCGCGATGAGGACATTATAAACTATGCCTCAAGTATTGGCTTTCCTGTTGTTTTAAAACCAACCGATGGAAGCTTTGGAAAAGGTGTAATGACCAATATCCAAGATAGGAAAGAACTACGGAAGGCACTTAGAAATGTTCGTCACTCTGACGTGCTAGTGGAACGTTTTATTTCCGGAGAAGAGTACCGTTTCTACGTTGTCAGCCAACAAGTCGCAGGAGCGATTCATCGCATACCTGCCAATGTTCTCGGAGACGGCCAAAATTCTATTGAAACTTTAATTGATATTAAAAATAAGCAAAGACAAAGCAATCCTCGCCTCGTCAGTTGTCCCATCCAAATCGACGATGAAGTTATCGGTTACCTTCACGAAAAAGGGTATACGCTTAAAAGCATACCTGATGCAAAGAAACGTATTTTCCTGAGAGAAAAAAGCAATATTTCCTTGGGAGGCGATCCGGTTGATGTCACCGATGACTTACACCCTGCTGTAAAACAAACAGCAATTGATGCCATAGAAGCCGTTCCGGATTTATATCATGGCGGTGTTGATCTTATCATTGATGAAAATAAACCTCCGGAAAATGCAGCTACCATCATTGAACTGAACCCAACAGCGCAAATAGGCTCCCTTCTATACCCAATGAAAGGCTATGCCAGAGATATCCCTGCAGCGATCATCGACGAATATTTCCCGGAAACAAAGGAAAACGGGGAAGAGAAAACGAGTTTATATTTTGGATTTAAACGTGTGCTGGAACCTTTGCAAAACAATTCTTCAAAACGAACAACCGTATCTCCTGTTCAATCCCAAAATGTATATGCGAAAAAATATACGGTGTCCGGGGAGGTACAAGGGGTCCATTATCATCGTGAGTTAAGAGATCGGGCATTAGCCACTCATTTACATGGATTTATTAATAATCTTGATAACGGCAATATTGAAGTTGTGGTAGCCGGAATGGATCAAGATCCTATCGATGCCTTTCAGGAAATCCTTTTGCGAGGAACCGACGATGTTCATGTCACAGACGTGTATGCAGAGGATTGGTTGCACCCAGTGAAAATTGGATTTGACATTCAAGCTGATCCTAATAAAATAACAGATGAAATAAGCAAAATAAAGCAAGAAAAGGCCAATATGGAAAAAGAAAAAGAAAAGGCAGAACGCAAGTATATGCAGTATCAACAAAGTCGTTCCTGGAAATTGACGCTGCCTCTTCGGAAAGCATTAAATTACATGAAACGCCGGTCCTGA
- a CDS encoding ATP-grasp domain-containing protein: protein MKNYDDNWLPHLKNAIPIESCKNNVSMYTIALEGWRRGLTLKFSTEMDENHSRQLRYSLANKGREHLFRGSKGDKITDEAFHICDDKALTYEWLSKAGVPVPMGKKFTEKAQEDEIIEYAKTTGFPLVLKPTNGSGGNGVIVNIQSVKTLREALFYVREELKFKEIIIEQFITGDEVRIFVLGDKLFSAVNRIPANVVGDGKHSIRTLIDRKNTERKNVPHLYDRPIKLDRQLYTTLRGSGVTLDTIPKQGRRVFLKKTSNVSSGGDPIDVTDRLTPELRNIAVQACQAVPGLAHCGLDMMVDWQNNKGFVIELNTRPGIGSFLFPMEGKAEDIPKVMIDDYFPETKEVQTRHSNIYFDFKTINENLQNGTVEEIEVVPAPPGNLYTKKFILSGVIQDRNYHQWLRKQALQRDLSGHIKALGSRDMEILIAGTSKQEVENYKQVFNHWKDRHEDLQLREEPWEAPVKIGFDIDGQLETAGLNQLESQWQKLQEEMQTIQKEKSRIERQNNKIERSSAWRITLPLRKAGDMMKKVLPLNRL from the coding sequence GTGAAAAATTATGATGATAACTGGTTGCCACACTTAAAAAATGCTATACCGATTGAATCATGTAAAAATAATGTGAGCATGTATACCATTGCTTTAGAAGGTTGGCGTAGGGGATTAACATTAAAGTTTTCTACGGAAATGGATGAGAATCATAGCCGGCAATTGCGTTATTCTCTAGCCAACAAGGGAAGAGAACATCTCTTCAGGGGATCGAAAGGCGATAAAATCACGGATGAAGCATTTCATATCTGTGATGACAAAGCATTAACGTATGAATGGCTTTCCAAGGCCGGTGTTCCTGTACCTATGGGCAAAAAGTTTACGGAGAAAGCACAGGAAGATGAGATAATCGAATATGCCAAAACAACCGGCTTTCCACTCGTATTGAAACCGACGAATGGAAGTGGGGGCAATGGCGTGATCGTGAATATCCAAAGTGTAAAGACACTAAGGGAAGCCTTATTCTACGTTCGGGAGGAACTCAAGTTCAAAGAGATTATTATTGAACAATTCATTACCGGAGATGAAGTTCGTATTTTTGTCCTCGGCGATAAATTGTTCAGCGCTGTGAACCGAATACCTGCTAACGTGGTCGGAGATGGCAAACATTCGATTCGGACATTGATCGATCGAAAAAATACAGAAAGAAAAAACGTTCCCCATTTATACGATCGACCGATTAAGCTGGACAGGCAATTGTATACGACCTTGCGTGGGTCGGGTGTGACGCTGGACACTATTCCCAAACAGGGCCGGCGTGTTTTTTTGAAGAAAACGAGCAACGTCTCTTCAGGGGGAGACCCTATCGATGTTACCGATCGATTAACGCCTGAATTAAGAAACATAGCTGTCCAAGCTTGTCAGGCGGTTCCCGGTCTAGCCCATTGCGGGTTAGATATGATGGTTGATTGGCAAAATAACAAGGGTTTTGTCATTGAATTAAATACAAGACCCGGGATTGGTTCTTTTCTTTTTCCAATGGAAGGAAAGGCCGAGGATATTCCAAAAGTAATGATCGATGATTATTTTCCGGAAACAAAAGAAGTTCAAACGAGGCATTCAAACATTTATTTTGATTTTAAAACCATCAATGAGAACCTACAGAACGGTACCGTTGAAGAGATAGAAGTGGTCCCGGCGCCACCTGGAAACTTATACACCAAGAAATTCATCTTATCGGGTGTTATCCAGGATAGAAACTATCATCAATGGTTACGGAAACAAGCATTGCAAAGGGATTTAAGTGGTCATATTAAAGCGTTGGGCAGTCGTGATATGGAAATTCTTATCGCCGGCACGAGCAAGCAGGAGGTGGAGAACTATAAACAAGTATTTAATCATTGGAAAGATCGACATGAAGATTTGCAACTGCGGGAAGAACCGTGGGAAGCGCCGGTGAAAATTGGTTTTGATATTGACGGTCAACTAGAAACAGCTGGTTTAAATCAGCTTGAATCCCAGTGGCAAAAGCTACAGGAGGAAATGCAGACGATACAAAAAGAAAAAAGCCGTATCGAACGCCAGAATAACAAAATTGAGCGAAGCAGTGCCTGGAGAATCACTCTACCTTTAAGGAAAGCAGGGGATATGATGAAGAAAGTATTACCTTTAAACAGACTATAA